One genomic segment of Pedobacter endophyticus includes these proteins:
- a CDS encoding glutathione peroxidase has protein sequence MQESIPNIYSFKVKKINGEDQPLSAYRNKVLLIVNTASECGFTPQLKELQLLRDEIDNPDFEILGFPSNDFGKQEPLNGAEIASFCEVNHGATFPVFDKIMVRGEHAHPLYQFLGDKKQNASLSSKPRWNFHKYLINKKGELVDYYLPFTKPLSSKIKKKIQRLLTEDHQQ, from the coding sequence ATGCAGGAGAGCATTCCGAATATTTATTCTTTCAAGGTTAAAAAGATCAATGGCGAAGACCAGCCTTTGTCTGCTTACCGCAACAAGGTGCTTTTAATCGTAAATACGGCTTCCGAGTGCGGTTTTACGCCACAGTTAAAGGAGCTGCAATTGTTGAGAGACGAAATTGACAATCCCGATTTCGAAATTTTGGGTTTTCCATCTAACGATTTTGGTAAGCAGGAGCCGCTTAACGGGGCGGAAATCGCTTCATTTTGCGAGGTCAATCACGGTGCAACATTTCCTGTATTTGATAAAATTATGGTTCGTGGCGAACATGCTCATCCGCTGTATCAGTTTTTAGGCGATAAGAAGCAGAATGCCAGTCTAAGCTCTAAACCGCGATGGAACTTTCATAAATACCTCATTAACAAAAAGGGCGAACTTGTAGATTATTATCTGCCGTTTACCAAGCCCCTGAGCTCAAAGATTAAAAAGAAAATTCAGCGCCTACTGACTGAAGACCACCAACAATAA
- the bshB1 gene encoding bacillithiol biosynthesis deacetylase BshB1, which yields MKLDILVIAVHPDDAELCCSGTILKHIALGKKVGIIDLTRGELGTRGTAETRDEEAADSAKILGLHARENLRLRDGFFQNDEFHRLEVIKAIRKYQPEIILSNALEDRHPDHGRAGDLVYDAVFLSGLPKIETEVDGAKQTAHRPRLLLQFIQDRYLKPDIIVDISDHMDKKIESIKAFKTQFYNPDVAGQQTYISSPEFFETVIGRSREFGKSIGATFGEGFTSRKLLGVDNLFDLR from the coding sequence ATGAAATTAGACATTTTAGTTATCGCCGTTCATCCCGATGATGCAGAGCTTTGCTGTTCGGGAACGATTTTGAAGCACATAGCCCTTGGTAAAAAGGTAGGAATAATAGATTTAACCCGCGGTGAACTGGGAACCCGGGGAACCGCCGAAACGCGGGATGAAGAGGCTGCTGATTCGGCCAAAATTTTAGGTTTGCACGCCCGTGAAAACTTAAGGCTGCGTGATGGATTTTTTCAAAATGATGAATTTCACCGTTTGGAAGTCATAAAGGCCATCAGAAAATACCAACCAGAAATTATTTTAAGCAATGCGTTGGAAGATCGCCACCCAGATCACGGTAGAGCAGGCGATTTGGTGTACGATGCTGTTTTTCTATCCGGATTGCCCAAGATTGAAACTGAGGTTGACGGAGCTAAACAAACTGCCCACCGCCCTCGGTTATTGCTTCAATTTATTCAGGACCGTTATCTTAAGCCTGATATCATTGTCGATATTTCTGATCATATGGACAAAAAGATTGAGTCGATTAAGGCATTTAAAACGCAGTTTTACAATCCAGATGTTGCGGGACAACAAACTTATATTTCGTCGCCAGAGTTTTTTGAAACCGTTATTGGCCGTTCGAGGGAGTTCGGTAAGAGTATTGGCGCCACTTTTGGCGAGGGCTTTACCTCAAGAAAGTTATTGGGCGTTGATAATTTGTTCGATCTGCGGTAA